cttattcggttaattaagaaaatcaaattaaataaaccataaaaatgattagtttaaagatgtaaaaaaaaatgtaaaatattttaaaaaaatgtaaaaataaatcataaaattaaataaataataaaaatgattaatttcaAGATCatgtatataacaaaaataaaatacggtaaataaaaatactgtaaaattttaattgcaATGTGATGcgataaaaaagaatatagtgacaaaaagaaaatgtatacaaaaagaatatatgtATATCCTTGGCGTTGAGCTTAAGCATAAGTGTGAGGCCAAGGGATTACTCTCATAAACTTATTTATACataaaagatttttaatataatttatatatttttatttgattcaggTTTATTAGAAGGTTTTATCCACGAACTCGAAATCGAACAATTCCGTtcgggttaaaaaaaaaatgaatccaaCCCTACCGAAATGCTAATCTAACCCTTCGGGTTGAGTTAgtccgggttgtcgggttgaatgtacacccctattttcttatattaataaaaataaaaataaatgttattgGATGAAGTTTAATTAGAGTTGTTCCACATCCCTTATTCCCTTATTCGAATTCGTATTCTCTGCCTTTATTCCAAACCCATTATTTGTTTGGTTACATTAAAACacggaagaacaagaacatctGTTAGCTTGAAGATATGCCACCCATTAGATTTCAATTCATTTACATTTCTACTTGGAATTCAAACGGCGTCACAGATTTGTGATTGAACTGAATGAAGAGCTTGTAATTAgatcgagaaaaacaaaaaagaaaccacTCTGTTTTGATTTGACAATTACCCATCAAACCGGATGAGCTGCTGCTTTGAACTTGAAATCCCCTtcatgatgatcatcatccgCGTGCTTGATTTGGCCATTTTCGAAGGGTTTGAACCCATGGCTATGGCCATTAGGCCCATTAGGCCCATGGCCGTTGCCTTTGGTTCCTCCATTTCCACCAGATGGGGCTTTGCCTTTCCCATTTGGGTTTCTCAAATCCAATCCAAATTCGATGTCTCCTTCTTTGTCAGGATGCAATTTGGGTTCTTTCCCTCTGGGACGAGCGCCGCCGTGGGTTTTCTCCGGCTTCGCCCTCTGGTTTTCAGCTCGCCGGTTGCAGAGTCGGCCAAGGAAGCAAGCAACAGTGGATATGACAAGAATAACAGCAAGAACTATAAAAACTGCCCCGAATGAGCCGTTGGAGTGGTGGGAAGGAGGCGGTTGGCTGCCAACGGCGGCAGTGTTGGGATAAACCAAAGccggctgctgctgctgctgctgctgctgttgaaGGTCCGACATGTCGGCGGGGTTTGGGAATTGAGGATGGAGGAGGGGATGGGTATTAATGAGTATATGAAAGGGTGGGGTGTGGTGGTGCTTTGAGTGGAAGGGAAGGGAGAGATGTGGATTTAGTGAAGGAAGGAAGCAATAAGGTTGCATGTGGAAGAGGGTTATGTATCGATGAATGATAGATTCCAAGgaagaaagtaaaagaaaagaggtcaAAAAGGGAGGAACTTTCTTTTCCTAAAGACACCCATACACCTAAATAAATTCTTCTCcacttcttttaatttttagctAATCAACACATAAAGTGGTATATTAATTCATCATTATTATATGGATAGAGTTCGGTACAATACTCGAGCCaccattatatttttcaactaAAGGTAAGTCATATCCCTTTACCAATAGTTCTATATtgtgagccgttgttgttactctctttcttgcatatataacgtctctttcaaaatctctatATGCTCTCGTTTTCTAAGACCTTCTTCTTAAACCgagctcgagcatacgtcacttggccgtaggcgacatAAGAATGAAtaggcttagctcacttgtcgttggaaagtgagtgccgcataATCACAAATTTGCTGccatcaagagtgcgattgtgacaatgAAGTCAATATAAGACATATAACTGTAGAGATAGTAtgcattaaatttcatttaatcaaattcatgttttgaattaaattggCAAGTCTATAACTTCATTTTAAAGTGTTTAATTTGAGAATTTGCaggtgacgtcactaatttaAGGCAAGAAATTTAGGGGCATTACAGTGTGAGTATCTCTCGACATATTGTAAGTTCATTAacgttaaaatattaattaaagagaGTATATACACTAAAGTTAGTGTGGAAATGGTGAGAGGAGAGCAAAAGAGACAATGATTAGagggagagaagagaaaaagaaagagacaaCAAATCTGATTTGTTGTGTTGGGTGGGGAATACAACATTGGAATTCGGGACACAATTCCAGTTTGCTGGCGAGCGGCCATGACATGGGGCGCTCCCCTGccctgtttttttcttctctgcttTTCAAACCCTTGTTTGTTGTGCCTTTATCTTTGTCCAAGAAGGGTTGGCCTATAAAGGCTGCTCTACTCCCCCCttgcttttccttttctgtctTTGGATCGTTACGAGACAATGATGGGTTATTTTCCATTGTGAAGTCATTGGTTGTGGATTTTAAGCAACTTTTCTAGGACCTACGCCCAACAGGCCTGGTCTTGGAACATCTAACAAAACTCCAAGATAAGTTCTGCACAAATTCAACATATTTGTAGGGAAGAGGAGCAAGAACAAAAACGTTAGATTCTGTGGGATTGATGGAATGAAAGCTTCGAGATGTCATTGGAATTTGATCCGAAAGGCATTACAGTGAGTATCAACGGTTGTGTTTCTGGACATAACGAACAAGATGAGTCTTTGCCACCATTGGTGAGTTGGTTTGGGTTAAGGTTTGGGTTAAATTGGGTTAAATGGAATCAACAAACCAGTtatttaaacatatatttatcaaaattttatttagttgaattaactactttcaattttttattctttaaaattaaaattttaaatccattcttttaaaaatattttaagacttgGGGTTGCAAATCTTAATAAATatctgaaaataaattaaaaaataaatgtttttgcATATTAATATcttcattaataattatttatgttttttcaaTCTAAATAATAANaaaaaaaataaatgtttttgcatattaatatttttattttattaaaaaaaaaaaggaatgaagggttgggttgggtctcttcattaataattatttatgttttttcaatctaaataataaggtagaaTCTAACAAATATTTCAGCTCGGCCCCATATctaaataataaggtagaatcaaacaaatatttcaacTCGACCCCAATGCAACCCAATCCACAAATAACCCTACTAACAACGTCACTCTCAGGGAAGTTTATAGTTATGTGGCATCATTTTCTAGAGCTTCTTTCACTTGATAAATGATGGGTTGGAGAAGTGAGACAGGAGGGAGTAACATCATGCTTAAAAACAAACACCCTTCAAAAATCCTCAAAATTGAAGATCAATATATACAAGTATAACTTGTACTTTATTTGTCTTAACCTTCTTTTTCCCCcaagaaaagaaaccaaaaggaaGATATATTTGGTGGATTGTTATCCAATTCCCCAAAGAAGATATAACCTTCTCACTGTGGATAGAATAGAACTTGGCTCATCAAAATTACTACAAACAGGAATAAAGGATCATTAAGTAAATACTTATCCCTTGACAAGTGAAAGATTTTACCATCAAGAATTAATATAAAACTATCAACTATGAATTGATCTTTGATATCGGTTTCGGCCTCTAAAGGGAAATATGTGAACAACATCCTATATCGATGCTCAAGATTCATCGTTAACTGGAAAGAATTCATTGTAACCAAAGCTACAAAGAAAAGCTAATCATGACACTAAATTATGCGGCATTATTATATCTTACTATTCATGCAATGAAATTGAAACGGAAGCAACAAAAGAATTGGTTATGAGACAAATCCAACATGGAATGATACATCAACTAGTTTCAGCTAGAAATCGAATGAGAATAACAAGCAAGTAAAGCCCCAAAAAAGAGCCCCAAACACAATAACCAAGGCTAACCATTCTGATATTACAGTATAATGACAAATAGTTTGCTAAAAAAGCTCCCGTAAACAGAAAAACCATAACCTCTTTGTAAGGTGCCccatgaaaaaaattagataatattCACCCTGCATCCAGAACTGTGAGTCTCAGAAGCAACTGTTCGATACCGCTCATGCCTGCATACCATAGGAGCATATGCATAGAGATGTAAGTCACTGTTCAACAGGATTtcagtaaataataataatagagtgaaagaaaattgatataaaGCTTTTCGGGTTTCAAAACCAATTGGTAAATCAGAGAAATATGTTAATATTTACCTTATTAGCAATGTTGTTGGAGAGCCAATCCAACCCCTCATAAAGCCCCTCTCCAGAGGTGGCACAAGTGCTCTGGATGTACCTGAAGATATCCATGAAGAAGTTCACATCTGAGTAAGCCAAGTtaagagaaggaaaattttaGATTCAGGATAAGATGACAAAGCCTACCAGTGACGCTGACGGAGCGAGTGGAGCCCAAGCTTGTCAGTGATCTCAGCAGCATTCATTGCATTAGGAAGATCTTGTTTGTTAGCAAACACAAGCAAAACTGCATCTCGCAGCTCATCCTAGGATCACATGAGATATCATTAGAATCTGATGGTCCTGTGTCTACATAAACTGAAACACAAGGGGGAAAGGGGTACACTACTAGTACCAGGTCTATTACAAAAAGACAAGCATTGACGTCTGACTAGATAATAAGAACATTATCAATGCTTAAAACTTGGATAGATAATGAGATGGcgaataatttagaaaaaggaaaatggtaAATCGTGAACCATTCAAACAGTACTCCCAAAAATGATATAGCGGGATTTACGAGTGACTTCAAACAGAAGCTCAAACTAGATAGTAAGTTAGTATGTAATACCTCATTCAACATCCTATGCAATTCATCCCTGGCCTCAACAACTCGATCTCTGTCATTGCTATCAACAACAAATATGAGACCCTGTGTATTCTGGAAGTAGTGCCTCCACAAGGGACGAATCTGTTGGACAACCATTTAAGAACACAATTTAATGAAACAGTATATAAATGACACATTTAGAAATAAGGAACAAATGACCTGCATTCTAGCAGGGTAAGATTTTAATGAACACAATGTCAACTCAGACAGGAGAGAAATCAAGACAACAGAAGTTCAAACCTTGTCTTGACCCCCAACATCCCAGACAGTGAAGCTGATGTTTTTGTATTCGACAGTCTCAACATTAAACCCTGCAAGTAAAGGACATAGGCTAAATTATGATCTTCGGCAAAGCAAGTGCTAAAAAATAGATTATGCCAAGAGAAATTTCAGTCAAGGTGACAATCAGCTAGTTGACTTCTTCAAGCAAACTTTCTTTGTactgtttttctttctacGTATCGATAATCAACTGGATAAGATGTAGGCggtttaatatttcaaatcatAGAGTTAACAAACATCCAAATGTTAAAGCAGAAGGAAATTGTGAAACCAACATGAAAAATGCACAAAAACATGGTATAGTCGAATACCATATGAATATGAACGGCAGTGATGAGAGATCTAAATATTCCTTCCTCCTTTGACCAAGGTGATAATCTAGTGATTGACACTTTACTTCAGCATTGactatatatttgttttatgtaAACATATATCcagatgaaaaaatattacaagttcaatatttaatatggTTGACAAACGAATGTAGTATATAAATGAGCAGAAGAAAATTGCGAGCCCAGCATGGAGGAGTATTGCCATGGTGTACTCCTAGtaataaatcatataaaatgcAGAGATGAGAGATGTCGTGAGCTTACTTTCCTAAATAACATATTATAAACGAATCAatctatatatacacacacacacaggcACATAGATCGAAGATAGATCATGTAATAACTCCGCTTATATCTAGAaaggaaatggaagagaaaactCACCGATGGTAGGGATTGTTGTCACGATCTCGCCAAGCTTGAGCTTGTAGAGGATAGTCGTCTTACCAGCCGCATCAAGACCAACCATCAGAATTCGCATTTCCTTCTTGGCAAAAAGCCGACTGAAAAGCTTTGTGAACGTAAGCCCCATTCTGTCTCTGCCAAAAAATCCCAACGTGATTCCAACGCCATCAGAATATATCAGATAAATCGATAACCATGCCGACAAAGATCGGGAGAAAATAGCGATGCCGGAAatgaaaatcaacaaaatacatatatacaaATCTAGATAATTCGAAGTACCATACAATAAAATGGAACGTAAAAATGAAGCAGCTGAGAATCATCAATTCCATAAAATTACATCCCTCACGCTCACTCGAAGGGATCTGAAGGTATACACATCGCAACTTCAGATCGATTTGAGACCAGGAAGGTGACCTCATATGAAACTCATCCAAGAAATTCAAGCatccaataaaaaattaaaccacaAAAAATCGACAAAGAAGCAGATCGGAACAATAAATGACGGTACTAATCAAAAGAGGCGCCTAATTCGTATTAGAAAACAAAGTATTATGTGttataaattgaaaagaaacaatgGACATCAGAAAATCAAGAACCACAATATCAGAAAGACTACAAAATCACAGAGGGACAgaaaaggagaacgaaattcGGAAACAAGAAATTACCTTCAACGAGCACCACCGAGAATCTACGACAGACAGAAAAAAGAACGGTGGGAAGATGAAATTCCAACCCGGGCCCTGTATATAAACCGAAAGGCGAGGGCAGGTTGAAGTACGAAACTACCCTTTTGATGTACCGCAGGAGAGTCAATTAACTTCCAATAAACATCGAACACGTCATTGATCTTTGAAGTCGCAGATTGGCGTCATTCGACTTTTCACACACAATaggaaattaatattattcagCGCGTTGAATTTTAATCCAATAAACGGTCGCCACGTGTTGATGCAAGTTTCGTTGAATTGAATGTTATAGCCCTGCGGTCGTCGGtgattcaaatttgaagtctGGAAATTGAAAGCAGACGTTCAAACTTAGAAGGAACATaacctaacgggtaattttatttctatttctaaaaaatatataataaagtcaaattccaaaaaataaaagataaaaaaaaaataataaataaatatttagatcatggatttttacattattttatcAGTAAATTTAAATGGGATTTTATTGTGACATTAaaatctttccttttaaacatacttaaaattaaattactcgTTTTAATCCAAAATCTCAAATTAGGCAAAATTAAATCGTAAAAACAGGAATTACCAACTCAGTAATCTTCTTTAAATGGTAAAAGAATCTCAACCCATTCAATCCAATTACCGAGATTAATCacttaataaaaacaatttatcttaaataaaattttattaaacgtATACAATGAATTCGAGCTcgttatttattaatttctttttccaaattgcatcaaatctaatttcttacaaaaatttgatttatagacacaaaaaataataataaaaatgacactttttttttttaatttttttggtagtatatgtaatttatttgcattatattaaaaaagaatgtatTTGTATTGACTAATGAATAATCCTCCACTTCCAAAAtggttgaaataaaataataataataataattaaatgttatGGTACCATggttcattattatttaaattaaatgttacaTCCGAGCTGCGAAATTCGttggcatttgaattttgagatcACGGTTTTCTTGGGAATTTAGAGAAATCTGGTGGCCGGCGTTCCATATACGCCGATCTTCCTTCGTTACTCTCTTCTGTACCATAAAACATGAGCGTGGCGTCGCCGGCGAGCGCCTGCACGACGGATCAGAGAACAGTGAGTCAGTCATTCAGCCGGCCGGAGGAAAATCATTGAAGAAAATTGGGAGTTTCAAAGCACGGTACCTGAAGTCCGGCATGTCCGTCGTCAACGGCGTTGAGAGCCGATTTTAACAACCGGATTGCCGTCGGACTGTTCCTTAGAATCTCTCTGCACCATTTGATTGTTTCTTGCTCGAGCTTATCCACctgaagaaggaaaagaaaaaacagagctACGAGTTTAACCAAACTTTTGAAGTTTTACACCAAATTCAGAATTAAATGAAGGATTtgggcggcggcggcggcggcggatgAGCTCACCGGAACTACGGTGTTGACGAGACCCATTTTATCTGCTTCAGAAGCCGAGTAGAATCTGGTGAGAAACCACATTTCTCGTGCCTTTTTGGGGCCAACCTGATCAATCCAAGAAATCAGAAAAAGGCGAAACAGAGTACCGAAACTGAAAGGCCAAACCCAGAAATTTTGCTAACCAAACGGGACATAATGGAGCTTCCATAGCCAGCATCGAAGCTCCCCACCTAAAGGGAAGAACAGTTCAAATTGAAGCACAGAGGAAGGAAGCAATGGCTGCAATtcagaaattttttaaattgaaattaccTTAGGACCTGTTTGACCAAATATTGCATTGTCTGCCGCAATGGTTAAATCACAAACCATATGCAAAATATGTCCTCCTCCAACAGCATAACCTGCCACCTAACAATAatacattcaaaattaaatagtaattacaaaaaaaaaaaaaaaaaaaaaaaaaaaaaaaaNaaaaaaaaaaaaaaaaaaaaaaaaaaaaaaaaaaaaaaaaaaaaaaaaaaaaacttatattatttcgtaaatatttaaaaaccatACTAACTCAGACTATCTAAGTCACTGGAGTTATCAACTCAATCAACTCGACCAACTCAACTCGTGTATATCTTTGAGTATCGAATTTGTAATTGTAATTTAGTCAAATTAAGAGATAAAGTTATGATGATTTTAAAGTAACATAGACGATCATTCAGGAAATTGTGAAATTGTACCATAGCAATAACTGGTTTTGGAAGACGACGAATCTGGACCTAAACAAGGATTAAGGAAGTAAATCAACATCCAAAagtggcaaaaaaaaaataataaataaataaataaagaaatcgaACGACATGTCGATACCTGTAAATCCAAAACATTGAGACGaccaaaatcttcaaaatcagAATAACCATCGTTCTTCCTCAAAGCCTGATCTCCTCCACTGCAAAACGCCTCTGTTCCCTACGAAgatattaattgaaaaaatggtGGTAATGAACTCTTAATTACAAGTAATAATCCACAAGAACTGAAGAAAATTACCTTTCCGGTAAGAATAATGACTCCGATTGAACTATCGTCTCTGGCATCGTTAAATGCACGAATGAGCTCTTTAATCGTCTGCGGCCGGAAAGCATTTCTCCTCTCCGGTCGATTGATCGTAATCTAAAATTAGGGCACAGAAAATTACaaaggtaaaaaataaaaacacagcGATTGAATTCCCTAATTTGGAGCTCGATTAAACCTTCGCAATGGCTTCTCCAACGGCCTTCTCGTAGATGATGTCGATGAATTCCTTACCGGAGTTGTCGTCCACGATGCTCCAAACGACAGGGTGAGTCGAGACAGCGCCGTGCTTGCGGTGGTAGTTGTCGTCGATTGAGGCGGCGGATAGGCGGATAGAGTCAGGATTTGGAGTTCGTGGAATCGGAATGAGATGGCCGGAAATGGAAGCCACTCTCCTTCTCATCGTGTTCTTCAGGTCATTCTCCGCCATTGTTGAACTGGAATCGgagatgaggaagaagaaaagtcgAAGGGAACTAAAGATTAGTTCAGTTGAGGGGATCGGCTCGATAGGCTGATGGGCTATTGGATAAGATAAGGTACACCCGCTTATATCGTGCAACTATCAGTTgagggaagaagatgaagaatattaaaatattattttagtttatttattttttttaaaataaaccaTAAATGAACTGAGTCATTTGGTCTcctataattaaatttaaatatttataagtataatgattaaaatatatggaccaagagttatatttttattttaataattaagagTCATATTGATAGTAATTATGCattaatttatgtaattattgTCATCAAGCCTAagcaatattgaaaatatagatGGGAGGGTTAAATTAAATGGAGGTTGAAAAAGATTATAATAACCGGCCgaattgatttttcttttagtccttataatttcaagtttttgtattttaatctGCGAagttgtttaaatttttaaatgtcaattttaatttcttaacttcaattttattttgtcaaataaatttaaatttttttggcaTGATctaataatgttttattatttaataagcaTTTGACATGCGagtattttgtaatatttataatGGAACTAGACgtaaagtttaattttatatataataattcttttaatttaaaaaatcttaaattttaaactctttttaataaattttttaattttaaaatggttcgAACTCTTGCCACTTTCATTTAACttgtttattcttttttttttttgaagggaCTGAGAGGTTCTTCCACTTTGCTTTAAAAGGAAGTATTTTGGCTCTGCTGAATTTATATCTAGATTGTTTAGAGAtcattgtaattttaaaatgcttttaaaagtttgatcTCTGGTCACtttcatttgatttgtttattcattttcttgaaaGGGTCCAAGATGTTCTTCTATTTGGCCTTAAAAGGTAATGTTTTGACTATTGAATTTATATCTAGTTGGTATCATGGGTTTTTACGATGCAATCTAGTTCCTCCTCGAATTTATACTATGTATCTACCCATTTGAACCCAACTAGAAATCGTTGTAATTATGGCTTTGAAACTCATAACTAAGCGTTCGAAGATTTTATTGGCACAATAAAGTTTAGAGTATGACATTAATACTCGTTACAAGCTCTCATTGTATctcatataataatatttgtcaCTTGGATATAAGGACTCTAGATTTTGCCTCCAGTTGATTtcatcccaaaaaaaaaattattcatactAGATATTGTTTCTTACCTTTATAAAATAGCTTTTGTAAAATAGCTTTTCTTTCTATTCGTTTGTAACATTCTTCGGGCCGCGGGTGGTGGGAGAGGGAGAAATCAAGATCTttcaatccacctcccttggagacccaatgtcctcgctCAGGGATGCTTCGTTCCGCTCTCCAACCAATGGGAGATCTCCCAATCTACCCCTCTGGTGACCAACGTCAGGatctctcaatccaccccAATTGAGAACCTAACGTCCTCGCtcaagaatgcttcgtttcgcTCTcaaactaatgtgagatctcttCATCCATCCTTGCTTGTTTCGCTCTCCAACTAAGGGATCTCTCAATCCACGCAATTGAGGACCAACATTGGGATCTCTTAATCCACTCTCACTCG
This genomic window from Cucurbita pepo subsp. pepo cultivar mu-cu-16 chromosome LG01, ASM280686v2, whole genome shotgun sequence contains:
- the LOC111803300 gene encoding uncharacterized protein LOC111803300; its protein translation is MQPYCFLPSLNPHLSLPFHSKHHHTPPFHILINTHPLLHPQFPNPADMSDLQQQQQQQQQPALVYPNTAAVGSQPPPSHHSNGSFGAVFIVLAVILVISTVACFLGRLCNRRAENQRAKPEKTHGGARPRGKEPKLHPDKEGDIEFGLDLRNPNGKGKAPSGGNGGTKGNGHGPNGPNGHSHGFKPFENGQIKHADDDHHEGDFKFKAAAHPV
- the LOC111803309 gene encoding ADP-ribosylation factor 2: MGLTFTKLFSRLFAKKEMRILMVGLDAAGKTTILYKLKLGEIVTTIPTIGFNVETVEYKNISFTVWDVGGQDKIRPLWRHYFQNTQGLIFVVDSNDRDRVVEARDELHRMLNEDELRDAVLLVFANKQDLPNAMNAAEITDKLGLHSLRQRHWYIQSTCATSGEGLYEGLDWLSNNIANKA
- the LOC111803324 gene encoding 1,4-dihydroxy-2-naphthoyl-CoA synthase, peroxisomal, which produces MAENDLKNTMRRRVASISGHLIPIPRTPNPDSIRLSAASIDDNYHRKHGAVSTHPVVWSIVDDNSGKEFIDIIYEKAVGEAIAKITINRPERRNAFRPQTIKELIRAFNDARDDSSIGVIILTGKGTEAFCSGGDQALRKNDGYSDFEDFGRLNVLDLQVQIRRLPKPVIAMVAGYAVGGGHILHMVCDLTIAADNAIFGQTGPKVGSFDAGYGSSIMSRLVGPKKAREMWFLTRFYSASEADKMGLVNTVVPVDKLEQETIKWCREILRNSPTAIRLLKSALNAVDDGHAGLQALAGDATLMFYGTEESNEGRSAYMERRPPDFSKFPRKP